The Azospirillum baldaniorum DNA window CACGCTGCTGGTCCGCAAATACCTCGTCCGCGGGCTGACCGCGGGCGGCCTGAAGGATTGAGGAGGGAAACGCCATGGCGTCCGTGATCATCCGGGACCTCCGCAAGTCCTACGGCGGCACGCCGGTGCTCCACGGCGTGTCGGTCGACATCGCCGACGGGGAGTTCGTGGCGCTGGTCGGGCCGAGCGGCTGCGGCAAGTCCACGTTGCTGCGCATGATCGCCGGGCTGGAGGAGGCCGGCGAGGGCGAGATCCGCATCGGCGGACGCCTCGTCAACGACGTGCCGCCGAAGGATCGGGATATCGCGATGGTGTTCCAGAACTACGCGCTCTATCCCCACATGACGGTGGCGCAGAATCTCGGCTTCGCTTTGACGCTGAAGGACGTGGACCGGGGGGAGATCGCGGCGCGGGTGGCGCGCGCGGCGGAGGTGCTGGGCCTGTCGGCCCTGCTCGACCGCCGGCCCGGCCAACTGTCGGGCGGGCAGCGGCAGCGCGTCGCCATGGGCCGGGCCATCGTGCGCGATCCCCGGCTGTTCCTGTTCGACGAGCCGCTGTCCAACCTGGATGCCAAGCTGCGCGTGCAGATGCGGGCGGAGATCAAGGCCCTTCACCAGCGCCTGCGGACCAGCGCCATCTACGTCACCCATGACCAGATCGAGGCGATGACCATGGCCGACCGCATCGTCGTGATGCGCGACGGGCGGGTGGAGCAGGCGGGGGCGCCGCTGGACCTCTACGACCGCCCGGCCAACCGCTTCGTCGCCGGTTTCATCGGGTCACCGGCCATGAATTTCCTTACGGGGCGGATCGCGGTGAACGGCCGCGCCTCCTTCCGGCTGGACGGCGGGCCGGACCTGCCGCTGTCCGCGGTTCCGCTAGAGGCGGACGGGCGCCCGGCGGTGCTGGGTCTGCGCCCGGAGCACGCCCTCATCGACCCGGAGGAGGGCGTCCCGCTTCACGTCGCGGTGGTCGAGCCGACCGGTTCCGAAACGCAGGTGGTGGGGCAGCTTGCCGGGCAACCCTTCGTCGGAGTGTTCCGTGAGCGCGTGGCCGCGCGTCCCGGCGACATCCTGCCGTTGCGCCTGCCGGCCGCCTCCGCCCACCTGTTCGACGCCGGTGAAGGGCGGAGGCTGGTGTGGGATGGGGCGTCATGACGCTCACCGTTCCTCACAAGGCCCGCCCTCGCATGGCCCGCATCAGACGCTGATCAACGCTTGGAAGAAGCAGGCGATCGAGGGGATGGCCGGGGTGTTCTCCGGCAAGGCGGGAGCCGCCGAATCCAACCAGCATGGCGAGGAGGAGAAGCTGCACGCCATGATCGGCCAGTTGGTCGTGGAGCGGGATTTTTTGCAAGGCCTCCGGTCGATGAGCGTCGGCGCGGAGGCGGGAGCTGATCGAACCGGAGCATCCGCGGCTTCCTGTACTTGGTCGCCGTGATGGACTGGGCGACACGCAAGGTCCTGATCTGGCGGCTGTCGAACACCATGGACGTCGAGTTCTGCCTGGGGGCGGTGGAGGAGGCGATGGCGCGGCACGGCCGGCCGGACATCTTCGACACCGATCAGGGCAGCCACTTCACCAGCCCGCGCTTCACCGGTCTCTTGACCGCGACCGGCATTCGGGTGTCGATGGACGGCCAGGGCCGCTGGATGGACAACGTGTTCATCGAACGGCTCTGGCGATCGCTGAAGTACGAATGCGTCTACCTCCACGCCTTCGAAACGGGCAGCGAGACCAGGGCCGGGATCGGCCGGTGGATCGATTACCACAACGCCGACCGCCCGCACTCAGCGCTCGGCGGCAAAACCCCGGACGAGGTCCATCAGGGCACACCCAACCGGATCAGATTGGCGGCGTGACACGAACCTGAACCAAGCTTGTTCCAGCCGCCAAACTGTCCGGGTAATTGGGAACACGTCAGTCGGGGCCGGCGGTGGCTCATGATATCGGGCTCATGACATCTGGTTGATGGCCTTGCGGAACCGTGCCAGCGACAGGCTGAACAAGGCCGCGCCGATCCCGAGAAGCGCGAGGAACTGCGGCCATACCACGTCGAGGCCGGCGCCGCGGTACAGGATGGCCTGGGCCAGCGTGACGAAGTGCGTCGTCGGCGCGGCGAGCATCACGTCCTGGACGAGGGTGGGCATGCTTTCGCGCGGCGTCATCCCTCCCGACAGCATCTGCAGCGGCACCATCACCAGGATCAGCAGCATGCCGAACTGCGGCATGCTGCGGGCCACTGTCCCCAGGAAGATGCCCATCGACGTGGTGGCGAACAGGTGCAGGGCGGCGCCGGCCAGGAACAGGGCGACGGAGCCGCCGATGGGAACCGCCAGCAGTCCCTGGACGACGAAGACCAGCGAGACGGCGCAGGCGACGAGCACGACCAGGGCCATCGACCAGATCTTGCCGACCATGATCTCGACGGGCGTGACCGGCATCACCAGCAGATGCTCGATGGTGCCGTGCTCGCGCTCCCGGATCAGGGCGGCGCCGGTCAGGATGATCGACAGCATCGTGACCTGGTTGATCACCTCGATCACCGATCCGAACCAGCCCTTGTTCATCTCGGGATTGAAGCGGACCCGCAGGGCGAGGTCGACCGGAAGGGCCTGTTCCCCGCGGTAGCGTTGCACGAAGGCGCCGACCTCCCCGCTGACGATCTGCTGGATGTAGCCGCTCCCGGAAAAGGCCTGGGTCATCCGGGTCGCATCGACGTTGAGCTGGATCGCCGGCTGGCGCCCGGCGAGGACGTCGCGCTGGAAATTGGGCGGAATGTCGAGCGCGAAGGTGTCGAGCCCGGCGTCCATGCGGGCGTCCATCTCGGCGGGCGTGATCAGGACTGGTGGCAGGAAGAAGGGCGGGTAGAAAGCGCCGACGATGCGGGCCGACAGGGGCGAGCGATCCTCGTCGACGATGGCGATCGCCGCCTTGTTCAGCGTCTCCGGGATGGCGGTGGCCGCCGTGTAGATCGCGAGGGTGAAGGAGTAGACGATGAGGGCCAGAAGCATCGGGTCGCGGGCGAGGCTGCGCAGTTCCTTGATGCCGAGGTTCAGGACGTTGGACGCCTGCATCGCTCAGGTCTCCTGCTTCTTCAACAGCAGCGCGCTCGCGCCGATCAGGACCGGCACGGCGATCAGCAGCGCGACGAAGGCGGCGTGCAGATCCCCGAAGCCCAGGGCCTTGGAGAAGACGCCCCGCGACATGGTCAGGAAATGGGTGGTCGGGTAGACCTCCCCGATGAGCGCCGCGGCGCCCCCCAGGGACGAGACCGGATCGATCATGCCGGAATACTGGGTCGCCGGGATCAGCGTCGCGATGGTGGTGCCGAAGACGGCGGCGATCTGGCTGCGCATGAAGCTGGACATCAGGAGCCCCATGGCCGTCGCCGCGATGGTGTAGAGCACGGCGCCGGCGGACAGGGCCAGCAGATTCCCGGTCAGCGGCACGCCGAAGACGGTGACCGCCATCGCCACCATGAGAAGGAAGTTGAGCATGGCCAGCCCGACATAGGGCAGTTGCTTGCCGAGCAGGAACTCCAGCCTGGTGACCGGCGTGACGTAGAGGTTGATGATCGAACCGAGTTCCTTCTCGCGCACGACGCTGAGCGCGGCCAGCATCGCCGGGATCAGCAGCAGCAGGATCGGGATGACCGCCGGCACGATGGCCTTCAGGCTCTCGACGTCCGGGTTGTAGCGGAAGCGGGTCTCGATGGTGGCGAGGCTGGGCGTGTTGGTTTGGGAGGCCAGCCATTGGCTGTGCATGCCCTGCACGTACCCGTTGACCGTCTCGGCGCGCGTCGGCATGGAACCATCGATCCACGCCCCGATCTGGACTTGGCGCCCGCGGGCGACGTCGCGCCCGAAGCCCGGCGGGATTTCCAGCGCCAGGGAGAGGGCCCCCGCCCGCATGCGCCGGTCGAGATCCTCGTAGTCGATGATCGGCGCCCGTTCGACGAAGTAGCGGGAGCCCGCGAGGTTGAGCGTGTAATCGCGGCTGATCGTCGTCTGGTCCCGGTCCAGGACCGCGAAGGACAGATCCTCGACATCCATGTTGATGCCGTAGCCCATGATGACCATCAGCAGGAGGCTGCCGACCAGGGCGAGCGTTGCGCGGATGGGATCACGCCGCAACTCCAGCGCCTCCAGGAGCGAGTAGCTGAGCATGCGCCGCGGGTTGAAGAATCGGCTTTCCGCGCGTTCGCCGAGAGGGGTGGCGACCGACGGGACCTGTCGGCGACCGTCAGGCGCCGCCGCATCGCTTTCCCGGCGCGCCGCCACGGCCTCCTCCAGATAACCGATGAAGGCCTCCTCCAGCGTCGCGGTGCCGCGCTTCGCGACGAGCGCCGCCGGCGTGTCGCTGACCAGCACGCGGCCGGCGTGCATCAGCGAGATGCGGTCGCAGCGTTCGGCCTCGTTCATGAAATGCGTCGAGATGAAGATCGTCACCCCATCCCGGCGCGCCAGCCCGATCATGATCTCCCAAAACGCGTCGCGCGCGATCGGATCGACGCCCGACGTCGGCTCGTCCAGGATCAGCATGGCGGGCTCATGGACCATCGCGACGGCGAGGGACAGGCGTTGGCGCTGGCCGAGCGGCAGCCGGTCCGGCAACGCTTCCATCGCGTCGGCGAGGCCGAAGCGCTCCGCCACCGCCGCGACCCGGCGGGGCAGGACGTCCTCGGGCACCTGGAACAGGCGGGCGTGCAACTCCAGGTTCTGCCGGATCGTCAGCTCCGAATAGAGCGAGAAGGACTGGGACATGTAGCCGACGCGCCGCCGGGTCTCGATGTTGCCGGCGTCCACCGGCTGCCCGAACAGCCGGGCCTCGCCCTCGCTCGGCTGGAGCAGGCCGGTTAGCATTTTCATCGTCGTCGTCTTGCCGCAGCCGTTGGAGCCGAGAAAGCCGAAGATCTCGCCGCGCGGTATGCGGAAGCTGACATGGTCGACCGCCACGAAATCGCCGAAGCGCATGGTCAGGCCCTTGGCCTCGATGGCGATGTCGCTTGCGTCCCCCGTGCGCGGCACGATCGCGACGGCCTTGTGGCCGCGGCGCTTCTCCTCGGGCATCAGCGCGACGAAGGCCTCCTCCAGCGTCGCGGTCCCGGTGCGGTCCAGCAGGTCCCGCGGGCTGCCGGTGGCCAGCACGCGTCCCTCGTCCATGGCGACGAGCCAGTCGAAGCGCGCCGCCTCCTCCATGTAGGCGGTGGCCACCACCACGCTCATGCCGGGACGGTCCGCCCGGATGCGGTCGATCAGTTCCCAGAACTGCCGCCGCGAAAGCGGGTCCACACCCGTGGTCGGCTCGTCGAGGATCAGCAGGTCCGGATCGTGGATGAGCGCGCAGCACAGACCGAGCTTCTGCTTCATGCCGCCGGACAGCTTGCCGGCCGGCCGGTCGAGGAACGGCGCCAGACCGGTGCTTTGCGTCAGGTCGGCGATGCGGCGCTGGCGCTCGGCCCGGCCCTGGCCGAACAGCCGTCCGAAGAAATCGAGATTCTCGGCGATCGACAGCGTCGGGTAGAGGGTCTTGCCGAGGCCCTGAGGCATGTAGGCGATGCGGGGGCACACGGCGCGGCGGTGGCGCGCCTCGGCCATGCTGCCGCCCAGCACCTCGACCGTTCCTTCCTGCAGGGCGCGCGCGCCCGACATCAGCGACAGCAGGCTCGACTTGCCGACGCCATCGGGGCCGATCAGGCCCGAGACGCGCCCCGCCGGAACGTCCAGGCTGACCCCGTCAATGGCCCGGATCTTTTTGTACACCAGACGAACGTCCCGCAGGCGCGCGACGGGTGATGCGGCGGAGCGGTCGGCGGCACCGCTCATGGCACGAGGTTTTGCAGATTGGCCGGCCATTCGGTGTCCGGATCGATCCGCACATAGGCCACCCCCGGCAATCCGGTCTTCACGTCGCGGATGTATTTCTTGAGCAGCGGAGGGGGGATCTGGGCCTTGATCCGGAACATCAGCTTCTGGCGTTCGCTGGCCGTCTCCACGGTCTTCGGCGTGAACTGGGCGACGTCGGCCACGAAGGTGGCCTTGGCGGGAATGACGTATTGCGGGAAGGCGTCGAGGGCGATGCGCACCTCGGTCCCGATCCTCACCCGTCCGGCGGCTTCCGTCGGCAGGAAGAAGGTCATGTAGACGTCGCTGAGATCGACCATGTTCAGCACCCGGCCACCGGCGCCGAGCACCTCCCCCGGCTGCGCCACCCGGAACTGCACACGGCCGTCGCGCGGCGAGCGGAGCGTGCTGTCCCGGATGTCGGCCTGGATGCGTTCGATGGTCGCCGCGGCGGCGTCGACCGCCGCCCTGGCGTTGACGACCTGGGCCTCGGCGGTGGCGATGGCGGCGTCGGCCGCGGCGACCTGGGCCTTGGCCGCGCTGACCGCGGCGTTCGCGCTTTCGAAGCGGGCGCGGTCGGTGTCGAGCACCTGCCGCGACGTCGTGCCCCGCGCCTCCAACTCCTCGGATCGGGCGAGCTGCTTCTGGGCGACGTCCCGCTCAGCCTCGCGCTGGGCGACCAGGGAGAGCGCCGACTGCCGCTCGGCCTGGCGCTGGAGCACCTGATGGCGGGCGGTTTCGACGCCGATGACCGCCTGCTGCTTCTGCGCCTCGGCCTGCTTGGCCTGGGCCTTGAGAACGTCGGTGTCCATCCGGGCGAGCACCTGCCCGGCGGTGACGAAATCGCCCTCATCGACCAGGATGTCCTCGACCCGTCCGGCGGTTTTCGTGGCGATATCGATTTCGACCGCCTCGATCCGGCCGTTGCCGCTGGCCAGCCCGGCGGGCAGTCCTTTGGGCTGCAGAAACAGCCATACCCCATACAGGACCACGACGATGGACAGCGCGGCTGCGGCTTTGAGCAGCCACCGGCTTGGCTTCCTCATCATCCACCAATCCATTCGCTTGCAGGCAACGCCTTCAAGGCAATCCAGCCTATCAGACCGTCGGCGCAACGCCACCGGCTTTCTCAGCTTGAGGTGGAGTGCTTTTTGCCGCACTGGCGCGATCGCGCATGGTCTTACAGGATCGGGCTCGGCACCGAGAGAAAGCCATCCATGGCCAGCGCGATTCCCCCCATGGGAACGGCGTCCGGGCCGAGCGGCGAGACGAGAAGCCGCAGGTCGCGGCGCAACGGTTCCAGCGCGTGCTCGCCGAGGGCGGCGTTCAGCGCCGGAAGAATGAACTCCGCGACGATCGCCAGGTTGCCGCCCAGCACCACCAAGCCCGGATTCGCCAGATTGACCAGATGCGACAGCGCGAAACCGAGGTGTGAACCCGCCTCCTCCAGCAAAGTCCGCACGACCGGATCGCCGTCGCGCGCCGCGGCGGCGGCGGCCCAGAGGTCGGGCAGGGCGCGCCCACGCTCGGCGGCCTGGGCGAGGATCGAGGTTTCGGAGACGTAGGTCTCCAGGCATCCCCGCTTGCCGCAGCCGCAGGCGCGGCCGCCCGGCACGATGGTCAAATGCCCGATCTCCCCGGCGAAGCCCTGCGCGCCGCGGTACAGCCGCCCGCCGAAGAACAGCCCGCCGCCGACGCCCGAATGGCCGGTCAGATAGACGAAGTCCTCCACTCCCCGGCAGGCGCCGAACAGCCGCTCGGCCATGGCGGCGGCCTTGGTGTCGTTGTCGACATGGACCGGCGCGCCCAGCGCCTCCTCCAGCAGCGGGCGGATCGGCGTGTCGCGCCAGCCCAGGTTGGGCGCCAGGACGAGCCGGCCCTCGCGGTCCATCAGCGCCGGAATGCCGACGCCGATGCCGCACAAGGGCGGCGTTGCGGCTCCGCCCTCCGGCCGGCTCGCCGCGACGACCGCGTCAATCCCCTCGTGCAGGTGGCGCAGCGCCGTGGCGAGGTCGGTGCTGCCGGGGATCTGCGACTGCTCCACCACCGTGCCGGCCAGCGTGGTGGAGACGATGCGGATCGTTCCCGGCTCCAGCCGGGCGCCCACCAGCAGGCCGGCGGACGGGGCGATGCCGAGCGCCGTCTCCGGCCGGCCGATGCGGCGCGCGCGCGGCGCCTCGGTCCGCTCGACCAGCCCCTCCTCGATCATCTGCGCCACGATGGCCGAGGTCGTCGCCTTGTCCAGGCCGGTCAGCCGGCTGAGGTCGCGCTGCGCGCAGCGCGGATTCTCCCGCAGCGCGTGGAAGACGCGGACCATGTTGAGGCGGCGGATCGCGGCCGAGTTGACCCTTGGCAGCATGCGGATTCCTGTCTCGCGCGTCTGGCGGCAATCGTCGGGCGCTGGGCGGGGCATACACCGAAAAGGTGGGGAATGTCGCCCCGACATGGCTTGACGCGGGCTGATTCGAATCATACGCTTCCATTTGTTAGACCGTCTATCTAATTCGCGGCCACACGAGAAGCCGCAATCCAGGGAGGGGGCGACCCCATGGCCGAGCCGCTTTTGGCAGCGTTCGGCGTCACGAAGAGCTTTGGGCCCGTCGAGGTCCTCCATGGCGTGGATTTCACCGTCCAGCGCGGTGAGGTGCACGCCCTGGTCGGCGAGAACGGGGCCGGCAAATCGACGCTGATGAAGATCCTGTCCGGCTTTCACCAGCCGACCTCGGGCGCCGTGCGCGTGGATGGACGGCCGATGAGCTTCTCCGGCATCGGCGCGGCCGAGGCGGCGGGCGTCGTGCTGATCCACCAGGAATTCAACCTCGCCGAACATCTGACGGTCGAGGAGAACATCTTTCTCGGGCGCGAGCTGCGGCGCGGCCCGTTCCTCGACAAGCGCGCCATGCGCGAGCGGTCCCGCGCCGTCCTGGCGGAGCTGGAATGCCCGGTGGACCCCCGCGCGCGGGTGCGCGACCTCGCCGTGTCGGAGCGGCAGATGGTCGAGATCGCCAAGGCGATGTCGCGCGAGGTCCGCGTCCTCATCATGGACGAGCCCACGGCGGTTCTGACCGGCACCGAGTCCGCCGTGCTGTTCGGCCTGATCCGCCGGCTGCGCGACCAGGGGGTGGGGGTCGTCTACACCTCGCACAAGCTGGACGAGGTGCGGGCCATCACCGACCGGGTCACCGTTCTGCGCGACGGCCATCACATCGCCACCCGCCCGACCGACGAACTGACGGAGGACGGCATCGCCCAGCTCATGGTCGGGCGGGCGATCAGCGACCTGTTCCCGGCCAAGACGCCGCTGGCGCCGGACGCGCCGGTGGTGCTGGAGGCGCGGGGGATCGACGTTCCCGGCTGGGTGCGGGGCGCCGGCTTCGACCTGCGCCGCGGCGAGATCCTGGGCTTCGCCGGGCTGATCGGCGCCGGGCGGACGGAACTGGCCGAGGGGCTGCTCGGCCTGCGCCGCCGCACCGCCGGCACGCTGTCCCGCAACGGGGAGCCGCTGCGCGTCCGCCGCCTGGAGGACGCGGTGGCGGCCGGCATCGCCTACCTGACCGAGGACCGCAAGGGCAAGGGCCTGCTGCTCGCCAAGGGTTTGCAGCCAAACCTGACGCTGCTGGCGCTGGACCGCTACGGCCGGGTCTTCGTGGACGAACGGCGGGAGGCCGCGGCGCTGGAGCGCGCGGTGACGGAGTTCGACATCCGCGTCCGGACGCTGGACGTGCCGGTCGGCAGCCTGAGCGGCGGCAACCAGCAGAAGCTGCTGCTCGCCAAGACGATGCAGGTCGATCCGGAGATCCTGATCGTGGACGAGCCGACGCGCGGCATCGACATCGGGACCAAGCAGCAGATCTACCAGTTCCTGCACGACTTCGCCCGCCGGGGCGGGTCGGTGATCCTCATCTCCTCGGAAATGCCCGAGATCATCGGGCTGTCACACCGGGTGGTGGTCATGCGCTCCGGCGTGGTGACCGGCATCCTGGAGGGTGACGAGGTCGAGGAAAGCGAGATCGTCCGCTACGCCACTGGCCTGAAGGGCCACACGGTCGATGGCCTGAAAGGCTTCACACCAAAAGGAGACGCGCATGACGCCGTCGGTCATGCCTGAGGCCACGCGGAAGCCCTCCTCCGGCTTCGATCTGAAACTCTACGGGCCGTTCCTGGCGCTGGCCGCGCTGATCGTGCTGGGCACCATCGTCAACCCGGTGTTCCTCAGCCCCGGCAACATCGGCAATGTGCTGACCCGCACCGCCTTCATCGGCATCATCGCGGTGGGGGCCACCTTCGTCATCACCGCCGGCGGGATCGACCTGTCGGTCGGCTCGTTGGCCGCCTTCGCGTCGGGCGTCATGATCGTGGTGATGAACGCGCTGGTCGGCTCCATGGGCGCCGGACTGCCGGTCATCCTGATCGGCGTCCTGGTGGCGCTGGGGCTCGGGCTGGTGGCGGGGCTGGTCAACGGGCTGCTGGTGACCAAGGGGAGAATGGAGGCGTTCATCGTCACGCTGGGGACCATGGGCATCTTCCGATCCCTGGTCACCTACATCGCCGACGGCGGCACGCTGTCGTTGAATTCGGAGATCCGCACGATCTACCGGCCCGTCTATTACGGCGGGGTCTTCGGCATCTCCTACCCGATCCTGGCCTTCGCGGTGGTGGCGCTGATCGGCGCGCTGATCATGTACCGCACGCGCTTCGGCCGCTACTGCGCCGCCATCGGCTCCAGCGAGGACGTGGCGCGCTATTCGGCGATCAACGTGGACCGGGTCAAGCTGCTGGCCTTCGTGCTGCAGGGCATCTGCGTCGCCATCGCGGTGGTGATCTACGTGCCGCGGCTGGGCTCGGCCTCGGCCACCACGGGCCTGCTGTGGGAACTGGAGGCCATCGCCGCCGTCATCATCGGCGGCACCATGCTGAAGGGCGGTTACGGCCGCATCTGGGGGACGGTGGTGGGCGCCGTCATGCTCACGCTGATCGACAACATCCTCAACCTGACCGGCGCCATCAGCGTCTACCTGAACGGCACCATCCAGGGGGTAATCATCATCGTCGCGGTGCTCCTGCAACGGGGGACCGTGGCGCGTCGCTGAAAAAACACGAAGAGGGAGGAATCGACCATGACGTTCCGTTTCGGTCTGGCCGCGGCGCTGGCCGCGGGCCTGATGGTGGCGCCGGTCACCGGCTGGGCGCAGCAGAAGATCAAGATGGGCGTGTCCATCCCCGCCGCGACGCACGGCTGGGCCGGCGGCCTCAACTGGCACGCCCAGCAGGCCGAGAAGCGGCTGGAAAAGCAGTACCCGAACCTCGACGTGGTGATCGTCACCGCCCGTGACGTCGGCCGTCAGGCCAACGACCTGGAGGATCTGGTCTCGGTGCAGCGGATCGACGCGCTGGTCATCCTGCCCTTCGAATCCGCGCCGATGACCGACCCCGTGCGCGCGGTCAAGCAGGCCGGCAAGTTCGTCACGGTGGTGGACCGCGGCCTGACCGACCCGTCGATCCAGGATCTCTATGTCGCCGGCAACAACCCGCAGATGGGCGAGGTCTCCGCCCGGTTCATGAAGGAGAAGATGGGCGGCAAGGGCGACATCGTGGTGCTGCGCGGCATCCCGACCGTGATCGACAACCAGCGCGTCGACGCCTTCATGAAGGAGATCGAGGGCACCCAGATCAAGGTGCTGGGCATGCAGTACGCCAACTGGAACCGTGATGACGGCTTCAAGGTGATGCAGGACTTCCTGTCCCGCTTCCCGAAGATCGACGCGGTGTGGGCGCAGGACGACGACATCGCGCTGGGCGTCATCGAGGCCGTCAAGCAGGCCGGCCGCGAGAAGGAGATGTTCATCCTCGGCGGCGCCGGCATGAAGGACATGATCAAGCGCGTCATGGACAAGGACGTGCTGGTCCCCGCCGACGTCCTCTACCCGCCCGCGATGATCGCCGAGGCCATGGAGATCACCGCCAAGCATCTGGTGGAAAAGGCGCCGATCCAGAAGGAATACATCATCGAGGCGACGCTGGTGACCCCGGAGAACGCCGCGAAATACTACTACCCGGACTCGCCGTTCTGATTTTCCGGCCCGAAGACGACCCGAAGGCCCGAAGACGACCCGAAGGGAGGAGCATCATGAAGACGATCAAGGGGCCGGCGATCTTCCTCGCGCAGTTCGCGGGGGACGCGGCGCCGTTCAACAGCCTTCCGGCCATCGGCGCCTGGGCCGCCGGGCTGGGCTTCAAGGGCGTGCAGATTCCGTCCTGGGACGGCCGC harbors:
- a CDS encoding HlyD family secretion protein: MMRKPSRWLLKAAAALSIVVVLYGVWLFLQPKGLPAGLASGNGRIEAVEIDIATKTAGRVEDILVDEGDFVTAGQVLARMDTDVLKAQAKQAEAQKQQAVIGVETARHQVLQRQAERQSALSLVAQREAERDVAQKQLARSEELEARGTTSRQVLDTDRARFESANAAVSAAKAQVAAADAAIATAEAQVVNARAAVDAAAATIERIQADIRDSTLRSPRDGRVQFRVAQPGEVLGAGGRVLNMVDLSDVYMTFFLPTEAAGRVRIGTEVRIALDAFPQYVIPAKATFVADVAQFTPKTVETASERQKLMFRIKAQIPPPLLKKYIRDVKTGLPGVAYVRIDPDTEWPANLQNLVP
- a CDS encoding ABC transporter permease: MTPSVMPEATRKPSSGFDLKLYGPFLALAALIVLGTIVNPVFLSPGNIGNVLTRTAFIGIIAVGATFVITAGGIDLSVGSLAAFASGVMIVVMNALVGSMGAGLPVILIGVLVALGLGLVAGLVNGLLVTKGRMEAFIVTLGTMGIFRSLVTYIADGGTLSLNSEIRTIYRPVYYGGVFGISYPILAFAVVALIGALIMYRTRFGRYCAAIGSSEDVARYSAINVDRVKLLAFVLQGICVAIAVVIYVPRLGSASATTGLLWELEAIAAVIIGGTMLKGGYGRIWGTVVGAVMLTLIDNILNLTGAISVYLNGTIQGVIIIVAVLLQRGTVARR
- a CDS encoding ROK family transcriptional regulator; this encodes MLPRVNSAAIRRLNMVRVFHALRENPRCAQRDLSRLTGLDKATTSAIVAQMIEEGLVERTEAPRARRIGRPETALGIAPSAGLLVGARLEPGTIRIVSTTLAGTVVEQSQIPGSTDLATALRHLHEGIDAVVAASRPEGGAATPPLCGIGVGIPALMDREGRLVLAPNLGWRDTPIRPLLEEALGAPVHVDNDTKAAAMAERLFGACRGVEDFVYLTGHSGVGGGLFFGGRLYRGAQGFAGEIGHLTIVPGGRACGCGKRGCLETYVSETSILAQAAERGRALPDLWAAAAAARDGDPVVRTLLEEAGSHLGFALSHLVNLANPGLVVLGGNLAIVAEFILPALNAALGEHALEPLRRDLRLLVSPLGPDAVPMGGIALAMDGFLSVPSPIL
- a CDS encoding sugar ABC transporter ATP-binding protein, whose protein sequence is MAEPLLAAFGVTKSFGPVEVLHGVDFTVQRGEVHALVGENGAGKSTLMKILSGFHQPTSGAVRVDGRPMSFSGIGAAEAAGVVLIHQEFNLAEHLTVEENIFLGRELRRGPFLDKRAMRERSRAVLAELECPVDPRARVRDLAVSERQMVEIAKAMSREVRVLIMDEPTAVLTGTESAVLFGLIRRLRDQGVGVVYTSHKLDEVRAITDRVTVLRDGHHIATRPTDELTEDGIAQLMVGRAISDLFPAKTPLAPDAPVVLEARGIDVPGWVRGAGFDLRRGEILGFAGLIGAGRTELAEGLLGLRRRTAGTLSRNGEPLRVRRLEDAVAAGIAYLTEDRKGKGLLLAKGLQPNLTLLALDRYGRVFVDERREAAALERAVTEFDIRVRTLDVPVGSLSGGNQQKLLLAKTMQVDPEILIVDEPTRGIDIGTKQQIYQFLHDFARRGGSVILISSEMPEIIGLSHRVVVMRSGVVTGILEGDEVEESEIVRYATGLKGHTVDGLKGFTPKGDAHDAVGHA
- the rbbA gene encoding ribosome-associated ATPase/putative transporter RbbA, with the protein product MSGAADRSAASPVARLRDVRLVYKKIRAIDGVSLDVPAGRVSGLIGPDGVGKSSLLSLMSGARALQEGTVEVLGGSMAEARHRRAVCPRIAYMPQGLGKTLYPTLSIAENLDFFGRLFGQGRAERQRRIADLTQSTGLAPFLDRPAGKLSGGMKQKLGLCCALIHDPDLLILDEPTTGVDPLSRRQFWELIDRIRADRPGMSVVVATAYMEEAARFDWLVAMDEGRVLATGSPRDLLDRTGTATLEEAFVALMPEEKRRGHKAVAIVPRTGDASDIAIEAKGLTMRFGDFVAVDHVSFRIPRGEIFGFLGSNGCGKTTTMKMLTGLLQPSEGEARLFGQPVDAGNIETRRRVGYMSQSFSLYSELTIRQNLELHARLFQVPEDVLPRRVAAVAERFGLADAMEALPDRLPLGQRQRLSLAVAMVHEPAMLILDEPTSGVDPIARDAFWEIMIGLARRDGVTIFISTHFMNEAERCDRISLMHAGRVLVSDTPAALVAKRGTATLEEAFIGYLEEAVAARRESDAAAPDGRRQVPSVATPLGERAESRFFNPRRMLSYSLLEALELRRDPIRATLALVGSLLLMVIMGYGINMDVEDLSFAVLDRDQTTISRDYTLNLAGSRYFVERAPIIDYEDLDRRMRAGALSLALEIPPGFGRDVARGRQVQIGAWIDGSMPTRAETVNGYVQGMHSQWLASQTNTPSLATIETRFRYNPDVESLKAIVPAVIPILLLLIPAMLAALSVVREKELGSIINLYVTPVTRLEFLLGKQLPYVGLAMLNFLLMVAMAVTVFGVPLTGNLLALSAGAVLYTIAATAMGLLMSSFMRSQIAAVFGTTIATLIPATQYSGMIDPVSSLGGAAALIGEVYPTTHFLTMSRGVFSKALGFGDLHAAFVALLIAVPVLIGASALLLKKQET
- a CDS encoding ABC transporter permease, which produces MQASNVLNLGIKELRSLARDPMLLALIVYSFTLAIYTAATAIPETLNKAAIAIVDEDRSPLSARIVGAFYPPFFLPPVLITPAEMDARMDAGLDTFALDIPPNFQRDVLAGRQPAIQLNVDATRMTQAFSGSGYIQQIVSGEVGAFVQRYRGEQALPVDLALRVRFNPEMNKGWFGSVIEVINQVTMLSIILTGAALIREREHGTIEHLLVMPVTPVEIMVGKIWSMALVVLVACAVSLVFVVQGLLAVPIGGSVALFLAGAALHLFATTSMGIFLGTVARSMPQFGMLLILVMVPLQMLSGGMTPRESMPTLVQDVMLAAPTTHFVTLAQAILYRGAGLDVVWPQFLALLGIGAALFSLSLARFRKAINQMS
- a CDS encoding ABC transporter ATP-binding protein → MASVIIRDLRKSYGGTPVLHGVSVDIADGEFVALVGPSGCGKSTLLRMIAGLEEAGEGEIRIGGRLVNDVPPKDRDIAMVFQNYALYPHMTVAQNLGFALTLKDVDRGEIAARVARAAEVLGLSALLDRRPGQLSGGQRQRVAMGRAIVRDPRLFLFDEPLSNLDAKLRVQMRAEIKALHQRLRTSAIYVTHDQIEAMTMADRIVVMRDGRVEQAGAPLDLYDRPANRFVAGFIGSPAMNFLTGRIAVNGRASFRLDGGPDLPLSAVPLEADGRPAVLGLRPEHALIDPEEGVPLHVAVVEPTGSETQVVGQLAGQPFVGVFRERVAARPGDILPLRLPAASAHLFDAGEGRRLVWDGAS